A genomic stretch from Pseudomonas alkylphenolica includes:
- a CDS encoding NUDIX hydrolase — MSEERRGAIQSVDVGILRFNRELGRAEILLHKRQNPDEPYFGQWALPGLVINGDTQDQSLEAAIDRLLLSPKVGISVSHCEQVVTVGNAVRDPRGWATTTVYMAMVDDTVDVEGDKQWVDLVAVSEKKFLLAFDHNELVARIRARLAGKFRYTSIGFAMLPMKFTMTDVITLFSVVRGANPAKGKTSIVQRVKKMIEAQLIALTDETVQLAMGRPQYLYLKLKPEVIFEFDRALSDD; from the coding sequence GTGAGTGAAGAACGAAGAGGGGCCATCCAGTCAGTCGATGTCGGGATCCTTCGATTCAATCGCGAGCTTGGCCGTGCGGAAATTCTCCTGCACAAGCGCCAGAACCCGGATGAACCTTATTTCGGCCAGTGGGCTTTGCCTGGCCTGGTCATCAACGGGGACACCCAGGATCAAAGCCTGGAAGCGGCGATCGACCGTCTTCTGCTTTCACCCAAGGTCGGGATTAGCGTTAGCCATTGCGAACAGGTGGTAACAGTCGGTAATGCCGTACGTGATCCCAGGGGCTGGGCCACGACCACCGTTTACATGGCCATGGTCGATGACACGGTTGATGTTGAAGGCGACAAACAGTGGGTAGACCTGGTTGCTGTCAGCGAGAAGAAGTTCTTGCTGGCGTTCGACCACAACGAACTGGTCGCCAGAATCAGGGCGCGTCTCGCGGGTAAATTCCGCTACACCAGCATCGGATTCGCCATGCTGCCGATGAAGTTCACCATGACTGATGTGATCACCTTGTTCTCGGTGGTCAGGGGCGCCAACCCGGCCAAGGGCAAGACCAGCATCGTCCAGCGGGTCAAGAAAATGATCGAAGCGCAGCTCATCGCGTTGACTGACGAGACCGTCCAGCTCGCCATGGGCCGGCCACAATACCTTTACCTCAAGCTCAAACCGGAAGTGATTTTCGAGTTTGACCGTGCACTGTCAGATGACTAA